The sequence AATTTAACAAAAACTCGAGCGATTGCCAAAAGTTGTCGTTGTCCTTGGGATAATGAGGCTCCTCCGTCTATCAGAATCGTATCATATCCCTCTGGTAACTGTCGGATAAAGAAATCTGCATTAGCAGCCTGGGCTGCTTCTATCACCAATTCTCGAGTAGCATTGGGATAGCCGTAGGCAATATTATCATGAATACTGGCTGACTTAATCCAGGTTTCCTGCAAGACCATGCCAATTTGCTGACGTAGGTCTTCTCGACTATACTTGGTCACAGGCTGACCATCTAGCAAAATCTGCCCTTGATTGACTTCATAAAAGCGCATAAGTAGATTGATGAGGGTAGACTTACCAGCTCCGGTCGGTCCCACAATGGCCACTTTGGCACCTGCTGGTACGGATAGATTGAGATTCTGAATGAGGGGCTTGCTGGGGTCGTAGGAAAAATCAACCTCTTGGAAATCAATCTTCCCCTGAACTTCACGCATTTCCAAGCTCTGCCCTTCTTCCACATCATCCTGGTCAAGAATTGCAAAAAGCCTCTCGGCACAGGCTAAAGCGCTCTGCAATTCTGACAAAACCGAAGATATATCGTTGAAAGGCTTGGTGTATTGGCTTGCGTAGTTGAGGAAGGTCGTTAATTCACCAACCGTGAAGCTACCAGCCATAATCCGTAGAGCTCCTAAGCCAGCCAAAAGCGCATAAATCAAGGCATTGATGAATCGGGTGCTTGGGTTTATAGTTGAGGAGACAAAGATGGCAGCTTGTGAATAATGAGCATATTGAGAATTTTCTTTGACAAAATCTTTCTGAAACTGCTCTTGAGCATTAAAGCTCTGAATCAAGCTCAGTTGGCTAATACTTTCCTCCAGAAAGCGGCTTTGACGGCCACGCGCAGCGGTTTGCTGCTGATAATAATTATAACTTTTTCGAGCAATAGTTCGAGCCACCAAGAGGCTCAAAGGTGTCAAAGCCACTACAACAAGCATCATAATCCAATCCAAACGTGCCATAGTAACAATTGTCAATAAGATTGTGAAGATACCAAGGAAAAATTGGTTAAAAATCATCAATAGTCCATTGGTCAACTGCTCG is a genomic window of Streptococcus sp. 29896 containing:
- a CDS encoding ABC transporter ATP-binding protein, giving the protein MRKSTFNSLVALLGRKPIFLLSLIAGTLCQVLLTVYLPILMGRALDLILDGDGQALFGVLVQMGVVVFTNTLVQWYLPLASNRLIYGLMAELRQQVYDKLHRLPLSFLDRQSVGDLVARISTDSEQLTNGLLMIFNQFFLGIFTILLTIVTMARLDWIMMLVVVALTPLSLLVARTIARKSYNYYQQQTAARGRQSRFLEESISQLSLIQSFNAQEQFQKDFVKENSQYAHYSQAAIFVSSTINPSTRFINALIYALLAGLGALRIMAGSFTVGELTTFLNYASQYTKPFNDISSVLSELQSALACAERLFAILDQDDVEEGQSLEMREVQGKIDFQEVDFSYDPSKPLIQNLNLSVPAGAKVAIVGPTGAGKSTLINLLMRFYEVNQGQILLDGQPVTKYSREDLRQQIGMVLQETWIKSASIHDNIAYGYPNATRELVIEAAQAANADFFIRQLPEGYDTILIDGGASLSQGQRQLLAIARVFVKLPKILILDEATSSIDTRTEILVQEAFAKLMKGRTSFIIAHRLSTIQSADIILVMVDGQIVEQGNHHQLMTAKGVYYQMQSSQGSNYE